Proteins encoded within one genomic window of Humulus lupulus chromosome 1, drHumLupu1.1, whole genome shotgun sequence:
- the LOC133812709 gene encoding protein RTE1-HOMOLOG isoform X2: protein MESNADPENQFMMEPVLQIDPKRARFPCCIVWTPLPVISWLIPFIGHIGICREDGVILDFAGPNFVSVDNFAFGAVARYLPISKEKCHAFSHPMFEDQQHDEPESEILTWDEAIRKSTQEFQHRSYSLFTCNCHSFVANSLNRLRFSTGGWNVVNLAALIFLKGKWVSKASMVKSFLPFLVVVGLGVAFGGSTFLMFLAFFTFFLVGWFVFGTYFFKNLIQL, encoded by the exons ATGGAATCAAATGCAGATCCTGAGAACCAATTTATGATGGAACCAGTTTTGCAGATTGACCCTAAAAGAGCCCGGTTTCCGTGCTGCATTGTATGGACTCCCCTTCCTGTTATTTCATGGCTGATTCCTTTTATTGGTCACATTGGCATATGCAGAGAGGATGGTGTGATTTTGGACTTTGCTGGTCCAAATTTTGTGTCTGTGGATAACTTTGCTTTTGGAGCAGTCGCTCGCTACCTCccaattagtaaagaaaag TGTCATGCATTTTCTCATCCTATGTTTGAGGATCAACAGCATGATGAACCTGAAAGTGAGATATTGACATGGGATGAGGCAATTCGGAAGAGCACGCAGGAATTCCAGCACCGCTCATACAGCCTTTTCACTTGCAATTGCCATTCATTTGTGGCCAATAGTCTAAATAGGTTACGGTTCTCAACTGGTGGGTGGAATGTGGTCAACCTGGCTGCTCTAATCTTTCTAAAGGGTAAATGGGTCAGCAAAGCTTCCATGGTGAAGTCTTTCTTACCATTTCTTGTAGTTGTCGGTCTTGGAGTTGCTTTTGGAGGCTCCACATTTCTAATGTTCTTGGCCTTCTTTACCTTTTTCCTTGTTGGTTGGTTTGTCTTTGGTACATACTTTTTCAAGAATTTAATTCAATTGTAA
- the LOC133812709 gene encoding protein RTE1-HOMOLOG isoform X1, with the protein MESNADPENQFMMEPVLQIDPKRARFPCCIVWTPLPVISWLIPFIGHIGICREDGVILDFAGPNFVSVDNFAFGAVARYLPISKEKQCHAFSHPMFEDQQHDEPESEILTWDEAIRKSTQEFQHRSYSLFTCNCHSFVANSLNRLRFSTGGWNVVNLAALIFLKGKWVSKASMVKSFLPFLVVVGLGVAFGGSTFLMFLAFFTFFLVGWFVFGTYFFKNLIQL; encoded by the exons ATGGAATCAAATGCAGATCCTGAGAACCAATTTATGATGGAACCAGTTTTGCAGATTGACCCTAAAAGAGCCCGGTTTCCGTGCTGCATTGTATGGACTCCCCTTCCTGTTATTTCATGGCTGATTCCTTTTATTGGTCACATTGGCATATGCAGAGAGGATGGTGTGATTTTGGACTTTGCTGGTCCAAATTTTGTGTCTGTGGATAACTTTGCTTTTGGAGCAGTCGCTCGCTACCTCccaattagtaaagaaaag CAGTGTCATGCATTTTCTCATCCTATGTTTGAGGATCAACAGCATGATGAACCTGAAAGTGAGATATTGACATGGGATGAGGCAATTCGGAAGAGCACGCAGGAATTCCAGCACCGCTCATACAGCCTTTTCACTTGCAATTGCCATTCATTTGTGGCCAATAGTCTAAATAGGTTACGGTTCTCAACTGGTGGGTGGAATGTGGTCAACCTGGCTGCTCTAATCTTTCTAAAGGGTAAATGGGTCAGCAAAGCTTCCATGGTGAAGTCTTTCTTACCATTTCTTGTAGTTGTCGGTCTTGGAGTTGCTTTTGGAGGCTCCACATTTCTAATGTTCTTGGCCTTCTTTACCTTTTTCCTTGTTGGTTGGTTTGTCTTTGGTACATACTTTTTCAAGAATTTAATTCAATTGTAA
- the LOC133812710 gene encoding purple acid phosphatase 5 — MITMCSVWSRMVFLFVLILLINVKVSNGGQTSGYVRNPSPSIDMPLEAFPPPHGFNAPEQVHITQGDQVGRSVIVSWVTPIKLYPNYVRYWEEGNHKHNHMARATTTSYRYYNYTSAFIHHATIKRLKYDTLYSYELGHGSVTRRFSFKTPPPVGPDVTYTFGVIGDLGQTYDSNQTLEHYVSNPKGQAMLFIGDLSYADHYQFHDSRRWDSWARFVEKSTAYQPWIWTAGNHELDLAPEIEENDPFKPYMHRYHVPYEAAQSTSPLWYSIKRASAHIIVLSSYSAYGKYTPQYNWLQKEFQRVDRSETPWLIVLLHSPWYNSNNYHYMEGESMRVMFEPWFVQNKVDIVFAGHVHSYERSERVSNIRYNIVNGLSAPVKDPSAPIYITIGDGGNIEGAANNFTEPQPSYSAYREASFGHAILDIRNRTHAYYTWHRNQDSEAVAADSLWLYNRHYFPVEENTSSSTMV; from the exons ATGATCACTATGTGTTCAGTATGGTCAAGAATGGTTTTTTTGTTTGTGCTTATTCTTCTTATTAATGTTAAGGTCTCTAATGGAGGACAAACCAGTGGTTATGTTAGAAACCCTTCACCGTCCATTGACATGCCACTCGAAGCTTTTCCTCCTCCTCATGGTTTCAATGCACCAGAACAG GTTCATATAACACAAGGAGACCAAGTAGGGAGGAGTGTGATTGTTTCATGGGTGACACCAATAAAGCTTTACCCTAATTATGTGAGGTATTGGGAAGAAGGCAACCACAAGCACAACCACATGGCTCGTGCCACAACCACATCTTACAGATATTATAATTACACTTCTGCCTTTATTCACCATGCTACCATTAAAAGATTAAag TATGACACCCTTTACTCTTATGAGCTCGGACATGGCTCTGTGACTCGTCGTTTCTCCTTCAAAACTCCTCCTCCAGTAGGCCCGGACGTTACATACACATTTGGGGTTATTG GTGACTTGGGACAAACATATGACTCCAACCAAACGTTGGAACACTATGTGTCAAACCCCAAAGGACAAGCAATGTTGTTCATTGGAGATCTTTCATATGCAGACCATTATCAGTTCCATGACAGCAGGAGGTGGGATTCCTGGGCTCGTTTCGTCGAAAAGAGTACTGCTTATCAGCCATGGATTTGGACAGCAGGCAACCATGAACTCGATTTGGCACCTGAGATT GAAGAAAACGACCCTTTTAAGCCTTACATGCATAGATATCATGTACCTTATGAGGCTGCACAAAGTACTTCCCCACTTTGGTATTCCATTAAGCGTGCTTCAGCACACATAATTGTCCTGTCTTCGTACTCGGCATATG GTAAATATACTCCACAGTACAATTGGCTTCAGAAAGAGTTTCAAAGGGTTGACAGATCAGAGACTCCATGGCTTATTGTGCTGCTTCACTCTCCTTGGTACAACAGCAACAATTACCACTACATGGAAGGAGAAAGCATGAGAGTCATGTTTGAACCTTGGTTTGTTCAAAACAAAGTGGACATTGTCTTTGCTGGTCATGTTCACTCCTATGAGCGTTCG GAGAGAGTATCAAACATTCGATACAACATAGTCAATGGACTCAGTGCCCCAGTTAAGGATCCTTCTGCACCAATATACATAACTATTGGCGACGGTGGTAATATTGAAGGGGCTGCAAACAA TTTTACTGAACCACAGCCAAGTTACTCAGCATATAGAGAAGCAAGCTTTGGGCATGCCATTCTTGACATAAGAAATAGGACACATGCTTACTACACGTGGCACCGAAACCAAGATAGCGAGGCTGTTGCTGCTGATTCTCTTTGGCTATATAACAGACACTATTTTCCAGTGGAGGAGAACACATCATCTTCTACTATGGTTTAG
- the LOC133812711 gene encoding protein WALLS ARE THIN 1-like — protein MADGGGRWLCQVPESAQVHMASILFQVGHAGNHVLLKTALNMGVSKLVFPFYRNIIAFSVLMPFAYVLEKKDRPPLSFSFLIQFFIHGLVGITLNQGLYLVGMEKTSPTFACAMDNAIPAITFIMATIFRLEQVHLNRKDGIAKVLGTVSSVAGASLITLYRGPTIYKPTLQIHQSHLMSTLGDDQDKNWALGCIILLCRCLCWSSWFVLQAPLLKKYPARLSVTSYTCFFSILQFFVIAATFERDFQAWQFGSSSELFILFYSGLVASGMAFAIQIWVTDKSGPVFVSLYMPLQTLLVAILASIVLGEEFHLGGIIGTVLVATGLYLVVWGKNEESKFALESMKLPSMSNNDKGKNFEKSTLVQPLIHTSNE, from the exons ATGGCGGATGGTGGTGGCAGATGGCTGTGCCAGGTGCCTGAAAGTGCTCAGGTTCACATGGCCTCCATTTTGTTCCAGGTGGGGCATGCCGGGAACCATGTCTTGCTTAAAACTGCACTCAACATGGGTGTGAGCAAGCTAGTTTTCCCTTTCTATAGGAACATCATCGCCTTCTCTGTCTTGATGCCCTTTGCATATGTTTTAGAGAA GAAAGATAGGCCACCTTTAAGCTTTTCATTCCTGATACAATTTTTTATCCATGGACTAGTTGG AATTACATTAAATCAAGGATTGTACCTCGTGGGAATGGAAAAAACATCACCAACTTTCGCTTGTGCCATGGACAATGCTATTCCTGCTATAACATTTATCATGGCAACCATATTCAG ATTAGAACAGGTTCACTTGAACAGGAAAGACGGTATAGCTAAGGTGCTTGGAACTGTGTCTTCAGTGGCTGGAGCTTCACTCATAACACTCTATAGAGGACCAACTATCTATAAACCAACATTACAGATCCACCAGTCTCATTTGATGTCCACACTTGGAGATGATCAGGATAAGAACTGGGCATTGGGTTGTATCATTCTTCTCTGCCGTTGCCTATGTTGGTCTAGTTGGTTTGTGTTACAAGCACCACTTTTAAAGAAATACCCGGCAAGGCTCTCAGTCACCTCATATACTTGCTTCTTCAGTATACTGCAATTTTTTGTAATTGCAGCAACATTTGAACGAGATTTCCAAGCCTGGCAATTTGGCTCTAGTAGTGAGCTCTTCATTCTTTTCTACTCG GGTCTGGTAGCTTCAGGCATGGCTTTTGCAATACAGATATGGGTTACTGACAAAAGTGGCCCTGTGTTTGTTTCCTTGTATATGCCTCTACAGACCTTACTTGTGGCCATATTGGCCTCCATTGTCTTAGGAGAAGAATTTCACTTGGGAGG GATTATCGGCACAGTGTTGGTTGCTACTGGTCTGTACTTAGTGGTTTGGGGTAAGAATGAGGAAAGCAAGTTTGCCCTAGAGAGCATGAAACTTCCTTCAATGTCAAATAATGATAAGGGAAAGAATTTTGAGAAATCTACCCTTGTCCAACCATTAATTCACACCTCAAATGAATAA